A genomic stretch from Deltaproteobacteria bacterium includes:
- a CDS encoding DUF1926 domain-containing protein, whose protein sequence is MKFVFCVHNHQPVGNFLNVIEEAFDRSYEPFLKRLYAHPKVKFSYHSTGYLLDWLVKHKPAYIDMLREMVSRGQVEMVGGGYYEPVIAVIPFDDRIGQLKMMNERIESLFGKVPRGIWLAERVWDPTLPATIEAAGLEYVVVDDYHFVKSGLNAEELKGYYVTEDVGKKTMVFPGSERLRYLIPFEKPEKLHEFFSAKRQKGGIAVFADDGEKFGVWPNTYKWVYENGWFEGFLSVLESGVVETASFSACLDTAEPEGRVYLPTTSYMEMGEWALPPSASREYAVLREEVKARHDGERMLRYMQGGMWRNFFAKYSEADWIHKRMLMASEAVNAAKKAKTYDEARKFLYMAQSNDPYWHGVFGGLYLPHLRTAAYENIIKAEELAVREGSEPFTETVDLDLDTHDEIIIRTPKLNMFFSPRRGGSLVELDFRPASVNVMNVLSRYYEGYHEKLKHGNTSTVMDSTKSIHDMVLVKEEGLEKKLVYDNARRASLRQYFLGMNESLDNFRSSAVVDGAGFFDALHDYTLTDTGVEFTKDGEVFGLPVRVVKKIEVTKDDSFDVLCSALPKGKGSVEALMALEFNFCMPGCAGPVCAYEIDGVDGVDRNLASSGVAEGINTVSLIDGYAKIKITLKADKPFTLWRYPIETVSLSEAGFERIYQGSSVVLTSRVSLSENSNANLKVSIRIESL, encoded by the coding sequence TTGAAGTTCGTTTTTTGCGTGCATAACCACCAGCCGGTGGGCAATTTTCTGAATGTCATCGAGGAGGCCTTTGACCGTTCTTACGAGCCCTTCCTTAAGCGTCTCTACGCTCATCCCAAGGTAAAGTTCTCTTATCATTCCACCGGGTATCTTCTCGACTGGCTCGTGAAACATAAGCCCGCTTATATCGACATGCTTCGCGAAATGGTATCGAGAGGGCAGGTCGAGATGGTCGGCGGCGGATACTATGAGCCTGTAATAGCCGTTATTCCGTTCGATGACCGCATCGGGCAGTTAAAGATGATGAACGAGAGGATAGAGTCGCTTTTTGGCAAAGTGCCGCGCGGCATCTGGCTGGCCGAGAGGGTATGGGACCCGACACTTCCGGCAACTATCGAGGCAGCAGGGCTCGAGTACGTGGTGGTAGATGATTACCATTTTGTAAAATCAGGATTGAATGCCGAGGAGCTTAAGGGCTACTACGTCACCGAAGACGTCGGCAAGAAGACCATGGTATTTCCCGGAAGCGAGCGCTTACGGTACCTGATACCGTTTGAAAAGCCCGAGAAGCTGCACGAGTTTTTTAGCGCAAAGCGGCAAAAGGGCGGCATCGCGGTATTTGCAGACGACGGCGAGAAGTTCGGCGTTTGGCCAAATACATATAAATGGGTATACGAGAACGGCTGGTTCGAGGGGTTCCTGTCTGTGTTAGAGAGCGGCGTTGTCGAGACCGCTTCGTTTTCAGCGTGCCTTGATACTGCTGAGCCAGAGGGCAGAGTATATCTTCCGACGACCTCGTACATGGAGATGGGCGAGTGGGCGCTTCCGCCTTCGGCATCGCGCGAGTACGCGGTGCTTAGAGAAGAGGTCAAGGCGCGCCACGACGGCGAGCGGATGCTTCGTTATATGCAGGGCGGGATGTGGAGGAATTTTTTCGCCAAGTACAGCGAGGCCGACTGGATACACAAGCGCATGCTGATGGCAAGCGAAGCTGTCAATGCCGCGAAAAAGGCGAAGACATACGATGAGGCAAGAAAGTTTCTCTATATGGCGCAGAGTAACGACCCCTACTGGCACGGCGTGTTCGGCGGGCTCTATCTGCCGCATCTTAGGACCGCTGCCTACGAAAATATCATAAAGGCCGAGGAGCTTGCAGTGAGGGAGGGTAGCGAGCCTTTTACAGAGACAGTTGACCTTGACCTCGACACACACGATGAGATAATAATACGGACGCCTAAGTTGAATATGTTCTTTAGCCCGAGACGCGGCGGCTCTCTTGTTGAGCTGGATTTTCGCCCGGCTTCGGTAAACGTCATGAACGTGCTAAGCCGCTACTACGAAGGCTACCATGAGAAACTAAAGCACGGCAATACCTCTACCGTGATGGACTCAACAAAGAGCATCCACGACATGGTGCTTGTAAAGGAAGAGGGGCTTGAGAAGAAACTTGTCTATGATAACGCAAGGCGCGCCTCTTTGAGGCAATACTTCCTTGGCATGAACGAGAGCCTCGATAACTTCCGGTCTTCCGCAGTGGTTGACGGCGCAGGGTTTTTCGACGCGCTCCACGATTATACGCTGACCGACACGGGTGTTGAGTTTACTAAAGACGGCGAGGTCTTTGGGCTTCCTGTGAGGGTAGTTAAGAAGATAGAGGTAACGAAGGACGATTCATTCGATGTTTTATGCTCTGCCTTGCCAAAGGGCAAGGGCTCGGTCGAGGCGCTGATGGCCCTTGAGTTCAACTTCTGCATGCCCGGATGCGCTGGCCCTGTGTGCGCATATGAGATAGACGGCGTTGACGGAGTAGATAGAAACCTCGCGTCCTCGGGTGTAGCGGAAGGAATCAATACGGTTTCCCTAATCGACGGGTATGCGAAAATAAAGATAACGCTCAAGGCCGACAAGCCCTTTACGCTCTGGCGCTATCCCATAGAGACGGTGTCTTTGTCCGAGGCAGGCTTCGAGCGCATATACCAGGGCTCGAGCGTGGTGCTTACCTCAAGAGTTTCCCTGTCTGAAAACAGCAATGCCAACCTGAAAGTCTCAATCCGCATAGAGAGCTTATGA
- a CDS encoding HAD hydrolase family protein, producing the protein MPKKTALAIGKKIKSIKLLVMDCDGVLTDGRITYGSGGLEIKAFNVKDGHGIKLLRMAGLKSAVITTRSSEALERRAKELGIDHVYQGRSDKLTVFAEILKKEGLTSDEAAYIGDDVVDLPAMLSSGFPVAVADAVAEVKKIAFYETKLCGGQGAVREAIEIILKKQGLWSGLMKRYGV; encoded by the coding sequence ATGCCTAAAAAGACTGCTCTGGCAATAGGGAAAAAAATAAAGTCCATAAAGCTCCTTGTCATGGACTGTGACGGAGTCCTTACCGACGGCCGCATTACCTACGGCTCAGGCGGGCTCGAGATAAAGGCCTTTAACGTAAAGGACGGCCACGGAATAAAGCTTCTTAGGATGGCAGGCTTAAAGAGCGCTGTCATAACCACCAGAAGCTCCGAAGCGCTCGAGCGAAGGGCAAAGGAACTCGGAATCGACCATGTCTACCAGGGCAGGAGCGATAAGCTTACGGTGTTTGCCGAGATACTGAAAAAAGAGGGGCTTACTTCCGACGAGGCCGCTTACATAGGTGACGATGTGGTGGACCTTCCGGCAATGCTTTCTTCTGGATTTCCGGTTGCCGTCGCCGATGCGGTGGCAGAGGTAAAGAAGATTGCTTTTTATGAGACAAAGCTTTGCGGCGGGCAGGGGGCGGTAAGGGAGGCAATTGAAATTATCCTTAAAAAACAAGGCCTTTGGAGCGGCCTGATGAAGCGCTACGGGGTATAA
- the lptC gene encoding LPS export ABC transporter periplasmic protein LptC — MKVNYRSVLILFIGFSIIGLTAMSTLYFFQKRKQAAVTKPVAPVSVGIKDFTGDAVDQMRLTSVSGGKIEWEMRSTKAVKEKGSNAITFQAVEFRYSSKDGNNFFINGAKGSYDEDKGILKVTGKVNMHDESGYTVYSNEITYKIEKQTAEMPGAVKIESKKGMVTEGEGLTADIAAGSINLSKKIKTVLKNVSI, encoded by the coding sequence ATGAAGGTCAACTACCGTTCCGTTCTAATCCTCTTTATTGGATTTTCCATCATCGGCCTGACGGCCATGTCCACGCTGTATTTCTTTCAAAAGAGAAAGCAGGCGGCCGTTACTAAGCCTGTTGCGCCCGTGTCCGTTGGCATAAAGGATTTCACAGGAGATGCCGTTGACCAGATGCGTTTAACAAGCGTATCGGGCGGCAAGATAGAGTGGGAGATGCGCTCAACCAAGGCTGTTAAGGAAAAGGGCTCGAACGCTATAACATTCCAGGCCGTAGAATTCAGGTATTCGTCCAAGGACGGCAATAATTTCTTCATCAACGGCGCCAAGGGCTCGTACGATGAAGATAAGGGCATACTCAAAGTGACAGGCAAGGTCAACATGCACGACGAGAGCGGTTACACCGTGTACTCTAATGAGATTACATATAAGATAGAGAAGCAGACGGCCGAGATGCCAGGGGCCGTGAAGATAGAGTCGAAAAAGGGCATGGTAACCGAAGGAGAGGGGCTGACCGCCGACATCGCGGCCGGGAGTATTAATCTTTCGAAAAAGATAAAGACCGTTTTAAAGAACGTGTCCATATAG
- the lptB gene encoding LPS export ABC transporter ATP-binding protein — translation MKLSANRLVKSYRGRKVLDGVSYSVEEGEVVGLLGPNGAGKTTSFYITVGLVETDSGNVSFDGNDVTALPMFERARLGVGYLAQEPSVFRKLSVEDNIKSIIEFLPDGAAAKATMLERLLKEFGVEHVRKSKAYSLSGGERRRVEIARSLVNSPRFLLLDEPFSGIDPKAVADIQEVVIGLKKRGIGILITDHNVGATLGICDRAYIIDKGAILETGTPLELVESRRVRDAYLGDKFRL, via the coding sequence ATGAAATTAAGTGCAAATCGTCTCGTTAAGTCTTACCGCGGCCGCAAGGTTCTCGACGGCGTATCCTACTCTGTAGAGGAAGGTGAGGTCGTAGGGCTTCTCGGGCCAAACGGCGCGGGCAAGACGACATCGTTTTATATAACCGTAGGCCTTGTTGAGACCGATTCTGGGAATGTGTCGTTCGACGGTAACGACGTTACGGCGCTTCCGATGTTCGAGCGGGCAAGGCTCGGTGTCGGGTACCTCGCGCAGGAGCCCTCTGTCTTCAGGAAGCTTTCGGTCGAGGACAACATAAAGTCCATTATAGAGTTTTTGCCTGACGGCGCGGCGGCCAAGGCCACGATGCTTGAGCGCCTTCTAAAGGAGTTTGGCGTCGAGCACGTACGAAAGAGCAAGGCCTATTCCCTCTCCGGCGGCGAGAGACGAAGGGTGGAGATAGCCAGGTCGCTTGTCAATTCGCCTAGGTTTCTTCTTCTGGATGAGCCGTTCTCCGGCATAGACCCGAAGGCCGTTGCCGACATACAGGAAGTGGTCATAGGGCTTAAGAAGCGCGGCATAGGCATACTCATTACCGACCATAACGTCGGAGCAACGCTTGGTATCTGCGACAGGGCTTACATAATCGACAAGGGCGCGATACTCGAGACCGGCACGCCTTTAGAGCTTGTAGAGAGCAGGCGCGTGCGCGATGCGTACCTTGGCGACAAGTTCAGGCTTTAG
- the rpoN gene encoding RNA polymerase factor sigma-54: protein MAYGLKQEQRLSQKLLLTPQLRLAIKLLQLSRMELVDAIREEIEQNPVLEDSAPDMETAAGEDTENAASKMDESWQNYLEGYGDDSSQGMDFGVEDGDDEDFVEKAATSGRDLRGYLLWQIHYCLNEESALAEYIIECIEDDGYLRAVDAVGLTDKEIREKSIAEISAATGADAAAVEDMIGRIQALDPPGVGAMTLRECLRIQARRLPARDIVAEEIIDKHLDLLGSRNYKAIASAMELGVERVVEAGRVISDLLTPVPGSGFGKSDERLVIPDIYIKKVEGEYVVMVNDDGLPKLKVSAYYRAMLKKDADGSGEARDARGYVRERMKAAMWFIKSVHQRQNTIKKVAESIVKFQTDFLDLGLKFLKPMILKDVAEDIGMHESTVSRVTTNKYVDTPRGVFELKYFFTSGSSSVDGDVSSEYVKERLREIIGAEDRARPLSDQQLTEELKKSGIELARRTVAKYREELGLLSTSGRRERQTK, encoded by the coding sequence ATGGCATACGGACTAAAACAGGAACAGCGGCTTTCGCAAAAGCTTCTTCTGACGCCGCAGCTTCGGCTCGCAATCAAGCTTCTTCAGTTGTCGAGGATGGAGCTTGTGGACGCGATACGCGAAGAGATAGAGCAGAACCCGGTGCTCGAGGACTCTGCCCCGGACATGGAGACTGCGGCCGGCGAGGATACCGAGAACGCGGCATCGAAGATGGACGAGTCCTGGCAGAATTACCTCGAGGGCTACGGCGACGACAGCTCCCAGGGCATGGATTTTGGTGTTGAGGACGGCGACGACGAGGACTTTGTCGAGAAGGCCGCGACCTCAGGGCGCGACCTTCGGGGCTATCTTCTCTGGCAGATACATTATTGCCTGAATGAAGAGAGCGCGCTTGCCGAGTACATAATCGAGTGCATCGAGGACGACGGGTATCTGAGGGCCGTTGACGCGGTCGGGCTCACCGATAAGGAGATAAGGGAGAAAAGCATAGCAGAGATATCGGCTGCGACCGGGGCCGATGCCGCTGCAGTCGAGGACATGATAGGCCGCATACAGGCCCTTGATCCTCCGGGAGTCGGCGCGATGACGCTAAGGGAGTGCCTTCGCATCCAGGCAAGAAGGCTTCCGGCCAGGGACATCGTGGCAGAGGAGATAATAGATAAGCACCTTGATTTGCTGGGCTCCAGGAATTACAAGGCCATCGCCTCTGCAATGGAGCTTGGTGTCGAGAGGGTGGTTGAGGCCGGCAGGGTGATAAGCGATCTTTTGACGCCGGTGCCCGGCTCCGGGTTCGGGAAAAGCGATGAGAGGCTCGTCATCCCGGACATATACATAAAGAAGGTAGAAGGCGAGTACGTCGTCATGGTAAACGACGACGGGCTGCCAAAGCTCAAGGTCAGCGCTTATTACAGGGCTATGCTTAAAAAAGACGCGGACGGCTCGGGCGAGGCCAGGGACGCGCGCGGCTACGTAAGAGAGCGCATGAAGGCCGCCATGTGGTTCATAAAGAGCGTCCACCAGAGGCAAAACACCATAAAGAAGGTGGCCGAGAGCATCGTCAAGTTCCAGACGGACTTTCTCGATCTGGGGCTAAAGTTCCTAAAGCCCATGATACTGAAGGACGTTGCCGAGGATATAGGGATGCACGAGTCGACGGTGAGCCGCGTTACCACCAACAAGTACGTTGACACGCCCAGAGGCGTATTCGAGCTTAAGTATTTTTTCACTTCCGGGTCGTCCTCTGTTGACGGAGACGTGTCGAGCGAGTACGTGAAGGAACGCTTAAGGGAGATAATCGGCGCCGAGGACAGGGCCAGGCCCCTTAGCGACCAGCAGCTGACGGAGGAACTCAAAAAGTCGGGCATAGAGCTTGCGAGAAGGACCGTTGCCAAGTACAGAGAAGAGCTCGGGCTTCTTTCCACCTCCGGCAGAAGAGAGCGGCAGACGAAGTAA
- the raiA gene encoding ribosome-associated translation inhibitor RaiA: MHVSVTFKHMDSSDALKAYAEEKSEKIAKYLVEPIEVHWFLSVEKKIRHIAEVTVIAKHCTVKATEKTDDMYAAIDTALDKVERQVKKHKEKVKDHHKSESPKYAEGGEEEEEA, encoded by the coding sequence ATGCACGTAAGCGTAACGTTCAAGCACATGGACTCGTCCGACGCCCTCAAGGCGTACGCGGAGGAGAAGTCGGAGAAAATAGCTAAGTATCTCGTCGAGCCGATAGAGGTACATTGGTTTCTCTCCGTCGAAAAAAAGATAAGGCACATAGCCGAGGTCACGGTCATAGCCAAGCACTGCACCGTAAAGGCCACAGAGAAGACCGACGACATGTATGCGGCGATAGACACTGCGCTCGATAAAGTCGAGCGTCAGGTAAAGAAGCACAAGGAAAAGGTCAAGGACCACCACAAGAGCGAGAGCCCCAAGTACGCAGAGGGCGGCGAAGAGGAAGAAGAGGCCTGA
- a CDS encoding PTS sugar transporter subunit IIA produces MKVSDILRVENIVAGLFSSDKRGALAELSGHLAGTVPGIDEAYLLGCVLERERLGSTGIGHGVALPHAKVRGLDSLCIVLGRSRQGIDFQAADGAPVHLIFLVAAPENSTAVILKALSSLSRLLKEPGVMEGLIKADSAAAMRQFIAEAEVKLFKSAAL; encoded by the coding sequence ATGAAGGTATCGGATATACTGCGCGTAGAGAATATCGTTGCCGGGCTTTTTTCATCCGATAAGCGCGGCGCGCTTGCGGAGCTGTCCGGGCATTTGGCGGGCACGGTCCCGGGCATCGACGAGGCGTATCTTCTGGGTTGTGTTCTTGAGCGTGAAAGGCTCGGAAGCACGGGCATAGGGCACGGCGTTGCGCTGCCGCACGCGAAGGTTAGGGGGCTCGATTCGCTTTGCATCGTGCTTGGCAGAAGCCGGCAGGGCATTGATTTTCAGGCGGCCGACGGCGCCCCTGTGCACCTGATTTTTCTCGTGGCAGCGCCGGAGAATTCCACTGCCGTTATACTAAAGGCCCTTTCCTCGTTGTCGAGGCTTCTTAAGGAGCCAGGGGTAATGGAAGGGCTTATCAAGGCGGATTCTGCGGCAGCGATGCGGCAGTTCATAGCCGAGGCAGAGGTGAAACTCTTTAAAAGCGCGGCCCTGTAG
- the hprK gene encoding HPr(Ser) kinase/phosphatase, producing MKGVKVGELSSQKSLKLELVGGAKGLDKEILAPRVQKTGLLLTGKIKDKLIPGRVQVIGEAELAYLSELKPAELRRALLIFSDADVPAMVVTKGLKPNAEIKKLADKEAIPLYVTPFTSSVFIENLIKVLEEKLSPSTIMHGVFVDVLGIGVIIKGKSGIGKSECALDLISRGYRLVADDVIMIKRAYPAMLYGTASGAIRHHIEVRGIGIVNIKDLFGITAIRDKKPVDIVVELVEWNASEEYERLGFEDKTVDILGVEVPYLKIPVSPGRSVATIVEVAARNKILKLMGMQSGLEALMSLPPAEPAQVKKAPGKRAKRGVK from the coding sequence ATGAAGGGTGTAAAGGTAGGGGAACTTTCCTCGCAGAAGTCTCTCAAGCTCGAGCTCGTTGGCGGAGCAAAGGGGCTTGATAAGGAAATACTGGCTCCGCGCGTGCAAAAGACCGGGCTGCTCCTGACCGGTAAGATAAAGGACAAGCTCATCCCCGGGCGCGTACAGGTAATAGGCGAGGCCGAGCTTGCGTATTTGAGCGAACTTAAGCCGGCCGAACTAAGGCGCGCGCTTTTGATATTCTCGGACGCGGACGTGCCGGCTATGGTCGTAACAAAGGGCCTTAAGCCCAATGCCGAGATCAAGAAGCTCGCCGACAAGGAAGCAATTCCCCTCTACGTAACGCCTTTTACCTCGTCCGTATTCATAGAAAACCTTATAAAAGTGCTCGAGGAAAAGCTTTCTCCTTCGACCATAATGCACGGCGTTTTCGTGGACGTGCTCGGCATAGGCGTCATCATAAAGGGCAAGAGCGGCATTGGTAAAAGCGAGTGCGCCCTCGACCTTATTTCCAGGGGCTACAGGCTCGTTGCCGACGATGTGATAATGATAAAGAGAGCGTACCCGGCCATGCTCTACGGCACGGCATCAGGCGCGATACGCCATCATATAGAGGTACGCGGCATAGGCATAGTGAACATCAAGGACCTTTTTGGCATAACGGCCATAAGGGACAAGAAACCCGTGGATATAGTCGTCGAGCTTGTTGAGTGGAACGCAAGCGAGGAGTACGAGAGGCTCGGGTTCGAGGATAAGACCGTGGACATTCTTGGTGTCGAGGTGCCGTATCTTAAGATACCGGTTAGCCCCGGGCGAAGTGTTGCGACGATAGTCGAGGTCGCGGCCCGTAATAAGATTCTAAAGCTAATGGGCATGCAGTCCGGGCTCGAGGCCCTGATGAGCCTGCCGCCTGCCGAGCCTGCGCAGGTGAAGAAGGCCCCAGGTAAACGAGCGAAGAGGGGCGTAAAATGA
- the rapZ gene encoding RNase adapter RapZ gives MKELRLVVLSGPSGSGKSTAVKALEDLGFFCVDNMPVTLLPKFLEILSQTTEITKVAAVVDVREREFLKDFPVIFGELKQAGYSSELVFLDSSDDILVRRFSETRRKHPLSETSPLDGVKIERELLKDIRSRADRVIDTTGFNVHKLTAHIKDVFGGQGTGASMTLNLLSFGYRYGIPADADMVIDARFLPNPFFVDELKRLDGVSSEVREFLRSKEETVSFLEKLAWFLDYLVPLYMSEGKSYFTVAIGCTGGRHRSVAIVEELLERFTDKRLVLKKRHRDIDKE, from the coding sequence ATGAAGGAGCTCCGGCTCGTCGTGCTAAGCGGCCCATCGGGCTCGGGAAAGAGCACGGCGGTGAAGGCGCTCGAGGATCTTGGATTTTTCTGTGTCGACAATATGCCGGTGACTCTTTTGCCGAAGTTTCTTGAGATACTTTCGCAGACTACCGAGATAACCAAGGTCGCAGCCGTAGTGGACGTAAGGGAGAGGGAGTTTTTGAAGGACTTTCCCGTAATATTTGGAGAGTTAAAGCAGGCCGGGTATTCGAGCGAGCTCGTGTTCCTGGATTCCTCCGACGATATACTCGTGAGGCGTTTTAGCGAAACCAGAAGAAAGCACCCGCTCTCCGAGACGAGCCCTCTAGACGGCGTCAAAATAGAGAGGGAGCTTTTAAAGGACATACGCTCGAGGGCCGATAGGGTAATCGATACGACCGGTTTCAACGTCCACAAGCTCACGGCCCATATTAAGGATGTTTTCGGAGGCCAGGGCACCGGCGCCAGCATGACGCTAAACCTATTGTCCTTCGGGTACCGTTATGGCATACCGGCGGACGCGGACATGGTGATTGACGCGAGGTTTCTTCCAAACCCGTTCTTCGTGGACGAGCTTAAGCGCCTTGACGGCGTAAGCAGCGAGGTTAGAGAGTTCCTGCGCTCGAAGGAAGAGACCGTGTCGTTTCTCGAGAAGCTTGCCTGGTTCCTCGATTATCTCGTGCCACTTTACATGTCCGAGGGCAAGTCGTATTTTACCGTTGCCATCGGGTGTACCGGCGGCAGACACCGCTCCGTTGCCATAGTCGAGGAGCTTCTGGAAAGGTTTACGGATAAGCGTCTTGTGCTAAAGAAGCGGCACAGGGATATTGATAAGGAATAG
- a CDS encoding PTS sugar transporter subunit IIA, with protein MIGAVIVTHGTLAEALLESARTIVESAENVAAIGVKGDESFDELKAKISLAIKSVDSGSGVMVFTDMFGGTPANIVLTLHEEGRIEVLTGVNLPLMIKFLTARKGRSLKEFSSALVEHGRKSIVLASGVLGGAGK; from the coding sequence ATGATAGGCGCTGTCATAGTTACGCATGGAACGCTTGCCGAGGCTTTGCTTGAGTCCGCGAGGACGATAGTTGAATCGGCCGAGAACGTCGCTGCGATAGGCGTTAAGGGGGACGAATCCTTCGATGAACTGAAGGCCAAGATATCGCTTGCCATAAAGTCCGTTGATTCGGGCTCCGGAGTAATGGTCTTTACCGACATGTTTGGCGGCACTCCCGCCAATATCGTCCTTACGCTCCATGAGGAGGGCAGGATAGAGGTCTTAACAGGGGTAAACCTTCCGCTTATGATAAAGTTTCTAACGGCGAGAAAGGGACGGAGCCTGAAGGAGTTTTCCTCTGCGCTTGTGGAGCACGGCAGGAAGAGCATAGTGCTTGCGAGCGGGGTTCTGGGAGGCGCGGGAAAATGA
- a CDS encoding PTS sugar transporter subunit IIB, with protein MIALVRVDDRLVHGQVVCAWVPHVQASSVVFVSEYEPEEVFVEAATHVCSGEGIEFKVFTAREVVEHFKAGDFDSGTAILILNDLGEALKLYEEGYRFESINIGNIHHNRDGRALSRSVMLNESDDAIIEKLRGMGVEIDIRALPGKEPVPYIARRR; from the coding sequence ATGATAGCGCTTGTGAGGGTGGACGACAGGCTTGTGCACGGACAGGTGGTATGCGCGTGGGTCCCTCATGTGCAGGCCAGCAGCGTCGTGTTCGTCTCCGAGTACGAGCCAGAAGAGGTTTTTGTCGAGGCCGCAACACACGTCTGCTCGGGCGAGGGCATCGAGTTCAAGGTCTTTACCGCGCGCGAGGTTGTAGAGCATTTCAAGGCCGGGGACTTCGATTCCGGCACGGCCATACTGATACTAAACGATCTTGGCGAGGCATTGAAACTCTACGAGGAAGGGTATAGGTTTGAGTCCATCAACATCGGCAACATTCATCACAACAGAGACGGCAGAGCCCTTAGCCGCTCTGTCATGTTAAATGAGTCGGATGATGCCATCATAGAAAAGCTTAGGGGGATGGGGGTCGAAATAGACATTCGGGCTTTGCCCGGAAAGGAGCCTGTGCCCTATATCGCGAGGAGGCGTTAA
- a CDS encoding HPr family phosphocarrier protein has product MVEKTFRIKNRLGLHARAASKFVNLTGKYSSEIFVKKGDHEVNGKSIMGILILAAACGTDIVVKADGKDENEAIAAVGALVESGFGED; this is encoded by the coding sequence ATGGTAGAGAAGACCTTCAGGATAAAGAACCGTTTGGGGCTGCACGCAAGGGCCGCGTCCAAGTTCGTGAACCTCACGGGCAAGTATTCCTCCGAGATATTCGTTAAAAAGGGCGACCACGAGGTCAACGGCAAAAGCATCATGGGCATACTGATTCTGGCCGCGGCATGCGGCACGGATATCGTTGTCAAGGCAGATGGTAAGGACGAGAACGAGGCGATAGCCGCAGTCGGCGCGCTCGTTGAAAGCGGTTTTGGCGAGGACTGA